The Miscanthus floridulus cultivar M001 chromosome 7, ASM1932011v1, whole genome shotgun sequence genome includes a region encoding these proteins:
- the LOC136467167 gene encoding GTP 3',8-cyclase, mitochondrial-like isoform X1, translating to MMRRCVSALARRRRPDRTVDTMKAGFQCLVNVSSSIRATDSQRCSSTCATSCATDLDVLSRETSSSSEMLVDSFGRFHNYLRISLTERCNLRCHYCMPAEGVELTPKSELLSHDEIIRIADLFVTSGVNKIRLTGGEPTIRKDIEDICLHLSGLKGLKTLAMTTNGIVLSKKLPKLKQCGLNALNISLDTLVPAKFEFMTRRKGHSKVLESIDAAVELGYSPVKVNCVIMRGINDDEICNFVELTRHKPINVRFIEFMPFDGNVWNVKKLVPYAEMLDKVRQSYKGVERLQDHPTDTAKNFRIDGHVGTISFITSMTEHFCAGCNRLRLLADGNFKVCLFGPSEVSLREPIRNGVDDAGLKEIIGAAVKRKKAKHAGMFDIAKTANRPMIHIGG from the exons ATGATGCGGCGCTGCGTCTCAGCGTTGGCCCGCCGCCGGCGGCCGGATCGCACG GTTGATACTATGAAGGCAGGATTCCAATGTTTGGTGAATGTTTCCTCTTCAATAAGAGCCACTGACAGCCAAAGGTGCTCAAGTACATGTGCTACTTCCTGTGCTACCGATCTAGATGTTTTATCGAGagaaacatcatcatcatcagaaatgcttgttgattcATTTGGGAGGTTCCACAATTACTTGAGGATCTCCTTGACTGAGCGCTGTAATCTGAGGTGCCATTACTGTATGCCTGCTGAAGGAGTTGAACTAACACCAAAGTCAGAGCTTCTATCACATGATGAGATAATTCGAATCGCTGACCTTTTTGTTACCTCGGGTGTGAATAAGATCCGATTAACTGGTGGAGAACCTACCATACGAAAAGATATTGAAGATATTTGTTTGCATCTTTCTGGTTTGAAGGGACTGAAAACTCTTGCAATGACCACAAATGGAATTGTTCTTTCGAAGAAACTCCCAAAGTTGAAACAATGTGGACTGAATGCTTTAAATATAAGTTTAGATACACTAGTACCTGCAAAGTTTGAGTTCATGACAAGGCGTAAAGGGCACTCAAAGGTCTTAGAATCAATAGATGCTGCTGTAGAACTTGGGTATAGCCCTGTTAAG GTCAACTGTGTCATCATGCGTGGTATAAATGATGATGAGATCTGCAATTTTGTTGAATTGACAAGACACAAGCCCATCAATGTTAGATTTATTGAGTTTATGCCATTTGATGGTAATGTTtggaatgtgaagaagctagttcCTTATGCAGAGAtgttggacaaagtg CGGCAAAGTTATAAAGGAGTAGAGAGACTTCAGGATCACCCCACAGACACTGCAAAGAATTTCAGGATTGATGGGCATGTTGGGACAATTTCATTTATTACATCAATGACAGAACATTTTTGTGCTGGCTGCAATAGATTACGGTTATTGGCTGATGGAAACTTCAAGGTGTGCTTATTTGGCCCCTCAGAG GTGAGTTTGAGAGAACCCATCCGTAATGGTGTTGACGACGCTGGACTGAAGGAGATAATTGGTGCTGCG GTTAAAAGGAAGAAAGCTAAACATGCTGGGATGTTTGATATTGCCAAGACAGCAAATAGACCCATGATTCATATAGGTGGCTGA
- the LOC136467167 gene encoding GTP 3',8-cyclase, mitochondrial-like isoform X2: MMRRCVSALARRRRPDRTVDTMKAGFQCLVNVSSSIRATDSQRCSSTCATSCATDLDVLSRETSSSSEMLVDSFGRFHNYLRISLTERCNLRCHYCMPAEGVELTPKSELLSHDEIIRIADLFVTSGVNKIRLTGGEPTIRKDIEDICLHLSGLKGLKTLAMTTNGIVLSKKLPKLKQCGLNALNISLDTLVPAKFEFMTRRKGHSKVLESIDAAVELGYSPVKVNCVIMRGINDDEICNFVELTRHKPINVRFIEFMPFDGNVWNVKKLVPYAEMLDKVRQSYKGVERLQDHPTDTAKNFRIDGHVGTISFITSMTEHFCAGCNRLRLLADGNFKVCLFGPSEVSRR; encoded by the exons ATGATGCGGCGCTGCGTCTCAGCGTTGGCCCGCCGCCGGCGGCCGGATCGCACG GTTGATACTATGAAGGCAGGATTCCAATGTTTGGTGAATGTTTCCTCTTCAATAAGAGCCACTGACAGCCAAAGGTGCTCAAGTACATGTGCTACTTCCTGTGCTACCGATCTAGATGTTTTATCGAGagaaacatcatcatcatcagaaatgcttgttgattcATTTGGGAGGTTCCACAATTACTTGAGGATCTCCTTGACTGAGCGCTGTAATCTGAGGTGCCATTACTGTATGCCTGCTGAAGGAGTTGAACTAACACCAAAGTCAGAGCTTCTATCACATGATGAGATAATTCGAATCGCTGACCTTTTTGTTACCTCGGGTGTGAATAAGATCCGATTAACTGGTGGAGAACCTACCATACGAAAAGATATTGAAGATATTTGTTTGCATCTTTCTGGTTTGAAGGGACTGAAAACTCTTGCAATGACCACAAATGGAATTGTTCTTTCGAAGAAACTCCCAAAGTTGAAACAATGTGGACTGAATGCTTTAAATATAAGTTTAGATACACTAGTACCTGCAAAGTTTGAGTTCATGACAAGGCGTAAAGGGCACTCAAAGGTCTTAGAATCAATAGATGCTGCTGTAGAACTTGGGTATAGCCCTGTTAAG GTCAACTGTGTCATCATGCGTGGTATAAATGATGATGAGATCTGCAATTTTGTTGAATTGACAAGACACAAGCCCATCAATGTTAGATTTATTGAGTTTATGCCATTTGATGGTAATGTTtggaatgtgaagaagctagttcCTTATGCAGAGAtgttggacaaagtg CGGCAAAGTTATAAAGGAGTAGAGAGACTTCAGGATCACCCCACAGACACTGCAAAGAATTTCAGGATTGATGGGCATGTTGGGACAATTTCATTTATTACATCAATGACAGAACATTTTTGTGCTGGCTGCAATAGATTACGGTTATTGGCTGATGGAAACTTCAAGGTGTGCTTATTTGGCCCCTCAGAG GTTTCAAGGAGGTAA